In Terriglobales bacterium, one genomic interval encodes:
- the nrfD gene encoding NrfD/PsrC family molybdoenzyme membrane anchor subunit produces the protein MSTHPQSPSGEVTQAGVFPVVEPGHTFATITEKISAIIVRRGTPLWWLAGFLMAFGAMNVMLMAIAWLFIKGTGIWGVNIPVGWGFAIINFVWWIGIGHAGTLISAILFLLKQSWRNSINRFAEAMTLFAVMCAGLFPLIHTGRPWLAAYWLFPVPLTMGVWPQFRSPLIWDVFAVSTYFSVSALFWFVGLVPDLASLRDHAPHRWQRMIYGMLAMGWRGSARHWVRYEAAYMILAGLATPLVLSVHTVVSFDFAVSLIPGWHTTIFPPYFVAGAIYSGFAMVVILAIPIRSLYGLKDMITMRHLENSAKLMLATGLIVGYGYAVEAFMAWYGNNKFEWFLTNNRLFGPYRYFYWALIACNIVIPQVFWSKKFRTSTFWLFVISCVILVGMWLERFIIVVVSLHRDFVPSSWGHYVPTRYDWAIFIGTLGMFTTFMFLFLRTLPAISIAEMKLLLPEAEVKHAEVKQA, from the coding sequence ATGAGTACGCATCCCCAGAGCCCGAGTGGAGAGGTGACCCAGGCGGGCGTGTTCCCGGTGGTTGAGCCGGGCCATACATTTGCGACCATTACGGAAAAGATCAGCGCCATTATTGTGCGCCGTGGCACGCCGCTGTGGTGGCTCGCGGGATTCCTGATGGCTTTCGGCGCCATGAATGTGATGCTGATGGCCATTGCATGGCTTTTCATCAAAGGTACCGGCATCTGGGGCGTCAACATACCGGTGGGCTGGGGATTCGCCATCATCAACTTCGTTTGGTGGATCGGTATCGGCCACGCCGGCACGCTCATCTCCGCCATTTTGTTTTTGCTGAAGCAATCCTGGCGTAACTCCATCAACCGCTTTGCCGAAGCCATGACGCTGTTCGCCGTCATGTGCGCCGGCCTGTTCCCGCTGATCCACACCGGGCGTCCCTGGCTGGCGGCCTACTGGCTCTTTCCCGTGCCTTTGACCATGGGGGTCTGGCCGCAATTCCGCAGCCCGCTCATCTGGGACGTGTTCGCGGTCTCGACTTATTTCTCTGTGTCGGCGCTCTTCTGGTTTGTTGGCCTGGTTCCTGATCTGGCCTCGCTGCGCGATCACGCTCCGCATCGCTGGCAGCGCATGATCTACGGCATGCTTGCCATGGGATGGCGCGGCTCGGCCCGCCATTGGGTCCGCTATGAAGCTGCCTACATGATTCTGGCTGGCTTGGCCACGCCTCTGGTGCTCTCTGTGCACACCGTGGTGAGCTTCGACTTCGCAGTTTCTCTGATTCCCGGCTGGCATACGACCATCTTCCCGCCCTACTTTGTCGCCGGCGCCATTTACTCCGGATTCGCCATGGTCGTGATTCTGGCCATTCCCATCCGTTCGCTGTACGGCCTGAAAGACATGATCACCATGCGTCACCTGGAAAACTCCGCCAAGCTGATGCTGGCCACCGGCTTGATTGTGGGTTATGGCTACGCCGTGGAAGCCTTCATGGCCTGGTATGGCAACAATAAGTTTGAATGGTTCCTGACCAACAATCGTTTGTTTGGTCCGTATAGATACTTCTATTGGGCGCTGATTGCCTGCAACATCGTCATTCCGCAGGTGTTCTGGAGCAAGAAATTCCGCACCAGCACCTTCTGGTTGTTCGTCATCTCCTGCGTGATTCTGGTGGGCATGTGGCTCGAGCGCTTTATCATCGTCGTCGTCAGCCTGCATCGCGACTTCGTGCCCAGCTCCTGGGGGCACTATGTCCCTACACGCTACGACTGGGCCATTTTTATCGGGACCCTGGGAATGTTTACCACCTTTATGTTCCTCTTCCTGCGCACGCTGCCGGCAATCTCGATTGCCGAGATGAAGCTTCTGCTGCCCGAGGCTGAGGTGAAGCATGCTGAGGTGAAGCAGGCATGA
- a CDS encoding TAT-variant-translocated molybdopterin oxidoreductase — MSNNCKDERLKPPAPKAAPLDLAAVREKLSQAKGKRYWRSLEELAETEEFKEMLHREFPRHASEWSDGVSRRNFMQLMGASLALAGLSACTKQPVENIVPYVRQPEEIIPGKPLYFATSMPLGAVTRPVLVKSDMGRPIKVDGNPDHPAGSSGSDVYTQASILGLYDPDRSQTIVELGEVRTWGDFLTSLQAPLNAQKASKGAGLRFLTGDFTSPTLASQMKAVLKTFPQAKWHVWEPVNHDNGRAGAQLAFGQTLRPQYKLENADVVLSLDADFLSPANNSGFLHYAAAFGKRRKVEAGNLNRLYVVESILSPTGAKADHRLPVKATQIESFARVIAGKLGVGGGATAESGNPKFVDAVVADLQKNRGKSLVMAGETQPPAVHALVHAINDALGNAGKTVTYFDPVTVLPDGFTSHIESLRDLARDIEAKKVELLVIIDSNPAYTAPADLKFAHLHMDDNSPAEWKQESILLKVPNCVHIGLYQDETAQFCRWHINAAHYLESWSDARTPDGTFGIIQPLIDPLYGGKTAHEVLGAFTETPGSSSYDWVRGYWKSQHNPADFEAWWRKALHNGYVDGPALPEKKVSARAAGIPAPTKAAEGLELVLRPDPHVYDGRFANNGWLQELPKPITLFTWDNAALFSFNTAKKFGITSDHVIELEVGGRKLRTVAWLIPGMPDDCINLHLGYGRTWAGHNGNGHGYNAYLLSTTGSPLVITGVSAPVLTDEMHQVAAVHVHHNVEFEPKGEEWKNRGIVRTATLEEYKANPQFAHEGEYKPQELTMYKPQEHRYDPQTTPYKWGMSIDLNSCIGCSSCVVACQSENNIPVVGQFEVTRGREMHWIRIDNYFQGDLDNPKTHFQPVTCMQCENAPCEVVCPVGATVHSTEGLNDMVYNRCVGTRYCSNNCPYKVRRFNFMLYSDFETPQFKLLNNPDVTVRSRGVMEKCTYCIQRINRGRIEAEKASRQIADGEVKTACQQSCPADAIVFGNLNDQQSRVYRLQNLPHNYGMLAEDLNTHPRTMYLAEITNPNRDLMEESEKQAEHS, encoded by the coding sequence ATGAGCAATAACTGCAAAGACGAGAGACTCAAGCCGCCGGCGCCGAAAGCGGCTCCGCTTGATCTGGCCGCTGTGCGTGAAAAACTAAGCCAGGCCAAAGGCAAGCGCTATTGGCGCAGCCTGGAAGAATTGGCTGAGACCGAAGAGTTTAAGGAGATGTTGCATCGCGAGTTTCCGCGGCACGCCTCCGAGTGGAGCGATGGTGTTTCGCGCCGCAACTTCATGCAACTGATGGGCGCGTCGCTGGCGCTGGCCGGGCTGAGCGCCTGTACCAAGCAGCCCGTCGAAAACATTGTTCCCTATGTTCGCCAGCCGGAAGAGATTATTCCGGGCAAGCCTCTTTATTTTGCCACCTCCATGCCGCTGGGCGCTGTTACGCGGCCGGTTTTGGTTAAGAGCGATATGGGTCGCCCGATCAAAGTGGATGGCAATCCTGATCATCCTGCAGGCAGTTCGGGCAGTGACGTCTATACCCAGGCTTCCATTCTAGGACTCTACGATCCCGATCGCTCGCAGACTATCGTCGAGCTCGGCGAAGTTCGCACCTGGGGAGACTTTCTTACCTCCTTGCAAGCGCCCCTGAACGCGCAGAAGGCGTCGAAAGGCGCAGGGCTGCGTTTCCTGACCGGAGATTTCACCTCGCCCACGCTGGCCAGCCAAATGAAGGCGGTGCTCAAAACCTTCCCGCAGGCCAAGTGGCATGTGTGGGAGCCGGTGAATCATGATAACGGGCGCGCGGGAGCGCAGTTGGCTTTTGGTCAGACGCTGAGGCCGCAATACAAGCTTGAAAACGCCGACGTTGTTCTCTCGCTCGATGCCGACTTTCTTTCACCTGCCAATAATTCCGGATTTTTGCATTACGCTGCCGCCTTCGGTAAACGTCGCAAGGTTGAAGCGGGAAATCTCAACCGGCTTTATGTGGTTGAAAGCATACTTTCCCCCACCGGCGCAAAGGCAGACCATCGTCTGCCGGTGAAGGCTACGCAGATCGAGAGCTTTGCCCGCGTCATTGCTGGCAAGTTAGGAGTTGGCGGCGGGGCTACAGCAGAAAGCGGCAACCCAAAGTTTGTTGACGCGGTAGTCGCCGATCTCCAGAAGAATCGCGGCAAGAGTTTGGTGATGGCTGGTGAAACCCAGCCTCCGGCTGTGCACGCGCTTGTCCATGCCATCAATGATGCTTTAGGGAATGCCGGTAAAACCGTGACATATTTTGATCCGGTTACTGTTTTGCCCGATGGCTTCACCAGTCATATCGAATCGCTGCGCGATCTGGCCCGTGATATCGAAGCCAAGAAAGTTGAACTGCTGGTCATCATAGATAGCAATCCTGCGTATACCGCGCCGGCAGATTTGAAATTCGCTCATCTCCATATGGACGATAATTCGCCGGCAGAGTGGAAGCAGGAAAGCATTCTGCTAAAAGTTCCGAACTGCGTGCATATTGGGCTTTACCAGGATGAAACCGCGCAGTTTTGCCGCTGGCACATCAACGCCGCGCATTATCTGGAGTCGTGGAGCGATGCCCGCACCCCGGATGGGACCTTCGGTATCATCCAGCCGCTGATTGATCCTTTGTATGGTGGCAAGACGGCGCATGAAGTTCTGGGGGCTTTCACCGAGACTCCGGGGAGCAGCAGCTACGATTGGGTGCGCGGATATTGGAAGTCGCAGCACAACCCAGCCGACTTTGAAGCCTGGTGGCGCAAGGCGCTGCACAATGGTTATGTAGATGGCCCGGCGTTGCCCGAAAAGAAAGTCAGCGCGCGCGCAGCCGGAATTCCAGCCCCGACAAAGGCAGCCGAAGGATTAGAGTTGGTGCTGCGTCCCGATCCGCATGTCTACGACGGACGCTTCGCCAACAACGGATGGCTGCAGGAGTTGCCCAAGCCCATCACGCTGTTCACCTGGGACAACGCAGCGCTGTTTAGTTTTAATACCGCAAAGAAATTTGGCATCACCAGCGACCACGTGATTGAGTTGGAGGTTGGTGGCCGAAAGCTGCGAACCGTGGCCTGGCTTATCCCTGGAATGCCCGATGATTGCATCAACCTGCATCTCGGTTACGGACGCACTTGGGCAGGCCACAACGGCAACGGACATGGCTACAACGCCTACCTGCTCTCTACCACCGGCAGCCCTCTTGTAATCACCGGCGTAAGTGCTCCTGTTCTGACCGACGAGATGCATCAAGTGGCTGCGGTTCACGTCCATCACAACGTAGAATTCGAGCCCAAGGGTGAAGAGTGGAAGAATCGCGGGATCGTTCGCACGGCAACTCTGGAAGAATATAAAGCGAACCCTCAGTTTGCCCACGAAGGCGAGTACAAACCGCAAGAGCTCACGATGTACAAGCCCCAGGAGCATCGCTACGACCCCCAAACCACTCCCTACAAGTGGGGCATGTCGATTGATTTGAATTCCTGTATTGGGTGCAGCTCGTGCGTGGTCGCCTGCCAGTCGGAAAACAACATTCCTGTTGTGGGACAGTTTGAGGTCACCCGCGGACGCGAGATGCACTGGATCCGCATTGACAATTATTTTCAGGGCGACCTGGATAATCCCAAAACCCACTTCCAGCCGGTGACCTGCATGCAATGCGAGAACGCGCCTTGCGAGGTGGTGTGTCCGGTCGGGGCGACCGTACACAGCACCGAAGGCCTGAACGACATGGTCTACAACCGCTGCGTGGGCACGCGCTATTGCTCCAACAACTGCCCTTACAAAGTGCGGCGCTTTAACTTCATGTTGTATTCCGATTTTGAGACACCGCAGTTCAAGTTGCTCAATAATCCGGATGTGACGGTCCGCAGCCGCGGTGTCATGGAGAAGTGCACCTATTGCATTCAGCGCATCAATCGCGGACGCATCGAAGCAGAGAAGGCGAGCAGGCAGATTGCTGATGGTGAAGTCAAGACGGCATGCCAGCAATCCTGTCCCGCTGACGCGATTGTGTTTGGGAACCTCAATGACCAGCAAAGCCGGGTCTACAGGTTACAGAACCTACCGCACAATTACGGAATGCTGGCCGAGGACCTGAATACGCATCCGCGCACAATGTATCTGGCTGAGATTACCAATCCCAACCGGGATTTGATGGAAGAATCTGAAAAACAGGCGGAGCATTCATGA
- a CDS encoding DUF3341 domain-containing protein — protein MKHPSIFGYLAEFENPTELVQAAEKVYADGYRKIDTYSPFPIEAAAEAVGFHKSRLSLIVLIGGLTGLATAFGMQYWISVIDYPINVGGRPFNSWPSFIIVCFELTVLFSAASAVIGMFALNGLPMPYHPVFNVQRFIDASKDGFFLIIEATDPKFDAQATESFLKSLSPSGVWEVPY, from the coding sequence ATGAAGCATCCTTCAATTTTCGGATACCTGGCGGAGTTTGAAAATCCCACCGAGTTGGTGCAGGCCGCCGAAAAGGTGTATGCCGACGGTTATCGCAAGATTGACACCTATTCGCCTTTTCCCATTGAAGCCGCTGCCGAAGCCGTTGGATTTCACAAGAGTCGGTTGTCGTTGATCGTCCTGATCGGCGGCCTTACAGGTTTGGCCACGGCCTTCGGTATGCAGTATTGGATCTCCGTGATTGATTACCCCATCAACGTCGGCGGGCGTCCCTTCAACTCATGGCCGTCGTTTATTATCGTGTGCTTCGAATTAACCGTGCTGTTTTCGGCCGCCTCCGCAGTGATCGGCATGTTTGCGCTCAACGGTCTGCCCATGCCTTATCATCCGGTGTTCAATGTGCAGCGTTTTATAGATGCCAGCAAAGACGGTTTCTTCCTGATCATCGAGGCCACCGACCCGAAATTCGACGCGCAAGCGACAGAAAGTTTTCTCAAGA
- a CDS encoding PilZ domain-containing protein, producing MADWRTGKRFPLELNATIRGVKTTAKLEGKTADLSAAGVFIFADGKFDVGSPIEFDITLPAEFIGAKKDVKIRCQGRVVRAGDHPDRETGKGKTALKKKTGVACVIDSYEFVRK from the coding sequence GTGGCAGATTGGCGGACGGGAAAACGGTTCCCGCTGGAATTAAACGCGACCATTCGCGGCGTCAAGACGACCGCCAAGTTGGAGGGCAAGACGGCTGACCTGAGCGCAGCCGGGGTCTTTATTTTTGCTGACGGTAAATTCGACGTCGGCTCACCTATCGAGTTCGATATCACGTTGCCGGCCGAATTCATCGGAGCAAAAAAGGACGTGAAGATCCGCTGCCAGGGCCGCGTGGTCCGGGCCGGGGACCACCCCGACCGCGAGACCGGCAAGGGGAAAACAGCGTTGAAGAAGAAGACTGGCGTAGCCTGCGTGATTGATAGTTACGAATTCGTGCGTAAATAA
- a CDS encoding cytochrome c3 family protein, which yields MAQIFHRSANSLARMSILGGLFILVTVGAVLAELQRSPYVTRQHEARVQNPPFSHQHHVGGMGLDCRYCHTSVEDSNFAGIPPTKTCMNCHAQIWSTQPMLEPVRESYRTGKSLVWIRVHDLPDFVYFDHSIHINKGVGCQSCHGQVDKMPLMYMEHSLQMEWCLSCHREPEKYLRPKTIVVDGKEQGDQIFSMKYESPSSMNPVNVKLADGTIRPFTDQIELGKILKKEYNLRKVEDITSCSTCHR from the coding sequence ATGGCGCAGATTTTTCATCGCAGTGCCAATTCTTTGGCGCGGATGTCAATTTTAGGGGGCCTGTTCATTCTGGTCACCGTTGGTGCGGTGCTGGCTGAACTGCAACGCTCTCCATACGTTACCCGTCAGCACGAAGCCCGCGTGCAAAACCCTCCTTTTAGCCACCAGCACCACGTTGGGGGCATGGGGTTGGACTGCCGCTACTGCCATACCTCGGTAGAAGACTCCAACTTTGCCGGTATCCCGCCCACCAAGACCTGTATGAACTGCCACGCGCAAATCTGGAGCACCCAGCCCATGCTGGAGCCGGTGCGTGAGAGCTATCGCACAGGCAAATCGCTGGTGTGGATCCGCGTGCACGACCTGCCGGATTTTGTCTATTTCGACCACAGCATTCACATCAACAAGGGCGTCGGTTGCCAGAGCTGCCACGGTCAGGTGGATAAGATGCCTCTTATGTATATGGAGCACTCCCTGCAAATGGAGTGGTGCCTGAGCTGCCATCGCGAGCCTGAAAAGTATCTGCGCCCCAAGACCATCGTTGTGGACGGCAAAGAGCAAGGCGATCAGATTTTTAGCATGAAGTATGAGTCGCCGAGCAGCATGAATCCGGTGAACGTGAAGCTTGCCGACGGAACTATACGGCCCTTCACGGACCAAATCGAACTGGGGAAGATTCTGAAAAAGGAATACAACCTGCGCAAGGTGGAAGACATTACCAGTTGCTCCACGTGCCACCGCTAG